GATCTGCCGGCAGACCTATGGCGACGCGCCGGTCTCGGCGTTCCGGGCGATGTTCATGAACAAGCCGGCCCGCCAGGGGACGTTCCTCCCGTGGCACCAGGACCGCTGGGCGTTCCTCGACCGCGACCCGCTGATCACGGTGTGGACCGCGCTCGACCCGGCGACGGTCGCGAACGGCTGCGTCCAGGTGATCCCGGGCAGCCACAAGTACGGCCTGATCAACCCCGAGCACGGCTCCGGTTTCCTCAAGGAGGAGCAGGCGAAGGAGTACTGCCTGCCGGAGAAGGTGCACCACCTCGAACTCCAGCCGGGCGAGGCCGTCCTGCTGCACAACTGGCTGGTGCACTCCTCCGACGTCAACTCCACCGACATTCCCCGCCGCGCCTTCAGCGTCTGCTACATGGACGCGCGCACCCAGCACACGAAGGGCCGCGAGGAGTACTCCCGAGTGTTCGGCGAGGGCGCGCTGACCCCGGCGGACCTCAAGCCCGGCAGCCCGGTCGCCACCGCCTGAGTCCCGTCGTGCCGTCCGTCACAGCTCCCACACGGACACGCTGACGAACCTGATGCGTTCGTACGCCGACCGCTCGCCCGCCTCGTGCAGCACCCCGATCCCGGCGTGCCCGGGGTCGGAGCCGCTGCCGAGGTGGTCGGGGTGGTCGGGCTGGTCGAGGTGGGAGAGGTCGACAAGATCGGAGTAGGCCGCCGGCCCGGGCCACACCACCAGCGAACGTGCCCAGGTGTGGCCCGCGTCGGCGCTCACCCGCAAGGTGAGGTTGCGCCGCTCGCCCGCGTCATCCGGACCGGCGAACACCAGCAGGGCCGGCGGGCTCGGGACCGACAGCACCGAGCACTGCACGACCGGGGCGACCAGGCCGGACACCGAGGCGTACGGCCGATCGAAGGTCTCCCCACCGGACGAGCTCCACGTGTGCGCCCGGGTGGTCACGGCACCGTCGGCCTGGTTGCGGGTGGCGGCGTAGGCCCGGCCGTCGGGGAGTTCGGCGACGGCGGTCTCGTTAGGCCTGATCTCCTCACCCGCCGCACTGTCGGGCCCACCGGGCCCACCGGGCCCACCGGGGTCGACCGCCCCGATCCGCCACGACCGGCCGCCGTCGTCGCTCAGCAACAGGTGCCCGCCGTAGCCGGTGCCGGGTGCGGAGTGGTTCGCGGGTACGACCAGGCGGCCGGGGAACGAGCCCATCCGCAGCGCCACCCCGTGTCCTGGGCCGGTGGCGTACCACCGCCAGTCCGGACGCTTCGCCGTCTCGGTGACGTCGACCGGCTCGCTCCACGTCCGGCCCGCGTCGGTGCTGCGCCGAACGCGTACCCGGCGGCCGTCCGCCGGCCCGACCCGACCGGTCAGGATGCGCTCCTCGCTCGCGTCCGCCGCCGCGCAGGTGCTGAGCAGAACCACGTCGCCGGTGGCCGGATCCACCACCGGACAGGGGTTTCCGACGGTCAGGTCGGTGCCGGTGGCGACCACCGCCAGGGGACCCCACGTGCGACCGCCGTCGGCCGACCGGCGGAGTACGAGATCGATCCGGCCGGTGTCCCCCGCGCCGTCCCGGCGGCCCTCGGCGAACGCCAGCAGCGTCCCGTCGCCCGCGAGCACGAGCGCCGGGATCCGGAACGTGTGGTAGCCGTCGGTC
This Actinopolymorpha cephalotaxi DNA region includes the following protein-coding sequences:
- a CDS encoding phytanoyl-CoA dioxygenase family protein, whose product is MSAMTGLVTTVTAEQWDFYEENGYVVLGRVLSDDDLSGLRDRIDDIMLGRAAIDYDRLLMQLDSRNGAYGDAGKQSKGWKGATLDYRKIQDLEFDPLFLSYLRQPLFEEICRQTYGDAPVSAFRAMFMNKPARQGTFLPWHQDRWAFLDRDPLITVWTALDPATVANGCVQVIPGSHKYGLINPEHGSGFLKEEQAKEYCLPEKVHHLELQPGEAVLLHNWLVHSSDVNSTDIPRRAFSVCYMDARTQHTKGREEYSRVFGEGALTPADLKPGSPVATA
- a CDS encoding sialidase family protein; protein product: MLTGTTAGDTTVFAAGTDGYHTFRIPALVLAGDGTLLAFAEGRRDGAGDTGRIDLVLRRSADGGRTWGPLAVVATGTDLTVGNPCPVVDPATGDVVLLSTCAAADASEERILTGRVGPADGRRVRVRRSTDAGRTWSEPVDVTETAKRPDWRWYATGPGHGVALRMGSFPGRLVVPANHSAPGTGYGGHLLLSDDGGRSWRIGAVDPGGPGGPGGPDSAAGEEIRPNETAVAELPDGRAYAATRNQADGAVTTRAHTWSSSGGETFDRPYASVSGLVAPVVQCSVLSVPSPPALLVFAGPDDAGERRNLTLRVSADAGHTWARSLVVWPGPAAYSDLVDLSHLDQPDHPDHLGSGSDPGHAGIGVLHEAGERSAYERIRFVSVSVWEL